The Saccharomyces mikatae IFO 1815 strain IFO1815 genome assembly, chromosome: 13 genome has a segment encoding these proteins:
- the HOF1 gene encoding formin-binding protein HOF1 (similar to Saccharomyces cerevisiae HOF1 (YMR032W); ancestral locus Anc_2.591), with product MSYNYEACFWDPNDNGVNILLSHVSQGIKSCDSMIHFFKQRSELEKDYARRLGAITKKLDKDIGTNIDYGKLSDTFSVVLNVEKSRAQSHSKQSEILFRQIYTDTKAFAANLQARYITLSGKIERLRMDKFNKKKGCEVLQKKLQDAQIRTRDLQLNENNMIGAKRVEHNKRELLKWESNSQEYQVQLDVLKQEYKASQKFWIHEWAQLSCELQEMENARISFLQSKLQQFATSSMETYILEQTKMDMLTTHLNSFTAADEISTFSKENGTGRLKHKNSKGDMNSSVNWAQMSSISTTSKKSESYMDNIRKLSSQLKETENKRKLASVEKYEKPLPSPEVTAARQFRNSTPAIRNEIKSVVDPLSSLRSSPVQTQSAMDDSTIRGKLDQSRAIVREEQTRPEEDSKHSDESYPMTHRRNQSLTSPSESSSSNPTDFSHIKKRQSMESMTTSVSSMANSIDDSQRFAKSWNSSNRKRKSMSHLQVPSSSSRSENGEKANHEEQDYNTMRDSSANTILFKPPVAERGTSKGHTHRQSMILQDSSNPIEDALYEMERIQSSSKPGAKTGNVMLERGMVRDNGITVTLPIVTSEGFPVIEYAKAMYPLVGNEAPGLANFHKGDYILITEIVNKDWYKGEVYDNDRINRNHRVGLIPYNFIQLLHQGS from the coding sequence ATGAGCTATAACTATGAAGCCTGTTTCTGGGACCCAAACGACAATGGAGTGAACATCCTCCTTAGCCACGTCTCTCAGGGAATAAAGTCGTGCGATTCAATgatacatttttttaagCAACGTAGTGAGTTGGAAAAGGATTACGCCAGGCGGCTTGGGGCCATCACGAAGAAACTAGATAAAGACATTGGAACAAACATAGACTACGGGAAGCTGAGTGATACTTTCAGTGTGGTTCTCAATGTTGAGAAGTCTAGAGCACAATCGCATTCCAAGCAAAGTGAGATTCTTTTCAGACAGATCTACACAGATACAAAGGCATTCGCCGCTAACTTACAAGCAAGATACATTACATTGAGTGGGAAGATTGAAAGATTGCGGATGGACAAGtttaacaagaaaaaggggTGTGAGGTgttgcaaaaaaaattgcaagATGCTCAGATTAGAACTAGAGACTTACAATTGAACGAGAATAACATGATTGGGGCTAAGAGAGTAGAACATAACAAGAGAGAACTGTTGAAATGGGAATCGAATTCTCAAGAATACCAGGTTCAACTGGACGTTTTGAAACAGGAATATAAGGCTTCGCAGAAATTTTGGATACACGAATGGGCGCAGCTATCCTGTGAACTacaagaaatggaaaacgCTAGAATATCCTTTTTACAATCGAAATTGCAGCAGTTCGCAACTTCATCGATGGAAACATATATTTTAgaacaaacaaaaatggACATGTTAACGACACATTTGAACTCATTTACAGCAGCAGATGAAATATCGACgttctcaaaagaaaatggaactGGTAGACTAAAACATAAAAATTCTAAAGGTGACATGAATTCCAGTGTAAACTGGGCTCAGATGAGTAGTATCTCCACGACAAGCAAAAAAAGCGAATCTTATATGGATAATATAAGGAAGCTGTCCTCTCAATTAAAGGAAAccgaaaataaaagaaaactagCTTCCGTAGAAAAATATGAGAAACCATTGCCATCCCCTGAAGTCACCGCGGCAAGACAGTTTAGAAACTCTACTCCGGCTATAcgtaatgagataaaatCTGTTGTTGACCCACTATCATCCTTGAGATCTTCGCCTGTCCAAACACAAAGTGCTATGGATGACTCTACGATAAGAGGGAAACTTGATCAATCAAGAGCGATTGTCCGGGAAGAACAAACCAGACCTGAAGAGGATTCAAAACATTCGGATGAAAGTTATCCGATGACCCATAGAAGAAACCAATCTCTCACTTCGCCATCAGAATCAAGTTCGTCTAATCCGACTGATTTTAGccatatcaaaaaaagacaaagcATGGAATCTATGACCACATCCGTAAGTTCAATGGCCAATAGTATAGACGACTCACAGAGGTTTGCTAAATCATGGAATTCTTCGAAtagaaaaaggaaatcaaTGAGCCATTTGCAAGTGCCCTCATCCTCTTCAAGGTCGGAGAATGGGGAAAAAGCTAATCATGAGGAACAAGATTATAATACAATGAGAGATAGCAGTGCAAACACAATTCTATTTAAACCCCCAGTAGCAGAAAGGGGGACGTCAAAGGGGCACACGCATAGACAATCCATGATACTGCAGGATTCAAGTAATCCGATTGAAGATGCTTTATACGAAATGGAAAGAATCCAAAGTAGTTCTAAGCCAGGTGCAAAAACGGGAAACGTTATGCTTGAGAGAGGTATGGTCAGGGATAACGGTATTACTGTTACCTTGCCTATTGTCACTAGCGAAGGCTTTCCAGTTATTGAATATGCAAAGGCTATGTATCCATTAGTTGGGAATGAGGCGCCTGGATTAGCCAATTTCCACAAAGGCGATTACATCCTAATTACCGAAATTGTTAATAAAGACTGGTATAAAGGTGAAGTTTATGATAACGATCGCATTAACAGGAATCACAGGGTAGGGTTGATTCCTTATAATTTCATACAACTGCTACATCAAGGATCTTGA
- the ARP9 gene encoding Arp9p (similar to Saccharomyces cerevisiae ARP9 (YMR033W); ancestral locus Anc_2.593), producing MQIIYPRSQTTLVQFGLNEETFTVPELEIPTQIYRSKKQDGSDAYHSSNKDNTAELVNPIQNGRIIDINAFTQFLRLIYVSILSDRASKNQDAFEAELSNIPLLLITHHSWSQSDLERITQYVFESLEINNLIQLPASLAATYSMISLQNCCIIDVGTYHTDIIPIVDYAQLDHLVSSIPIGGQSINDSLKKLLPQWDDDQIESLKKSPIFEVLSDDAKKLSSFDFGNENEDEDEGTLNVAEIITSGRDTREVLEERERGQKVRNVKNSDLEFNTFWDEKGNEIKVGKQRFQGCNNLIKNISNRVGLTLDNIDDINKAKAVWENIIIVGGTTSISGFKEALLGQLLKDHLIVEPEEEKLKREEEAKSVLPAATKKKSKFMTNNTAFVPSIEYVQCPTIIKLAKYPDYFPEWKKSGYSEIIFLGAQIVSKQIFTHPKDTFYITREKYNMKGPAALWDVQF from the coding sequence ATGCAGATAATATACCCCAGGTCCCAAACTACTCTCGTTCAGTTTGGTTTGAATGAAGAGACGTTTACTGTGCCTGAGTTGGAAATACCAACTCAAATTTATCGGAGCAAAAAACAGGATGGCTCCGACGCATATCATTCAAGCAACAAGGATAATACGGCCGAGTTAGTCAATCCAATCCAAAATGGCAGAATAATAGATATAAATGCTTTCACACAATTTTTAAGACTAATATACGTATCTATTTTGTCTGATAGAGCTAGTAAAAATCAAGATGCTTTTGAAGCTGAGCTATCCAATATTCCTCTCCTACTGATCACGCACCATTCTTGGTCACAATCTGATCTAGAGAGGATTACTCAATACGTATTTGAAAGTCTTGAGATAAACAACCTGATTCAATTGCCTGCGTCTTTGGCGGCTACTTATTCCATGATTTCGTTACAGAATTGTTGTATTATTGATGTTGGAACGTATCATACCGATATTATTCCTATTGTTGATTATGCGCAATTAGATCATCTTGTTTCTTCAATACCAATTGGTGGTCAGTCTATTAATgattctttaaaaaagttACTGCCTCAATGGGATGATGATCAGATAGAATCACTGAAAAAGTCACCTATTTTTGAGGTGCTGAGTGACGATGctaaaaaattatcaagtTTCGATTTTGGAAACGAAaatgaggatgaagatgaaggaaCTCTGAACGTTGCCGAGATTATCACGAGTGGACGTGATACACGTGAAGTTTTAGAGGAAAGAGAACGTGGGCAAAAAGTCAGAAATGTTAAAAATAGCGATTTGGAGTTCAATACTTTTTGGGATGAGAAGGGCAACGAAATTAAAGTTGGCAAGCAAAGATTTCAAGGCTGCAATAACTTGATTAAGAATATTTCTAATCGTGTGGGGTTGACCTTAGATAATATAGATGACATAAACAAAGCTAAAGCAGTTTGGGAgaacattattattgtcGGTGGCACGACGTCAATTTCAGGGTTTAAAGAAGCTTTGTTGGGCCAATTGTTGAAAGACCATTTAATTGTTGAGCCggaggaagaaaagttaaaaagaGAGGAGGAAGCTAAGTCTGTATTACCTGCTgcaacaaaaaagaaaagcaagtTCATGACAAATAACACTGCATTTGTGCCAAGTATAGAATACGTACAGTGCCCTACGATAATTAAACTTGCCAAATATCCGGACTACTTTCCTGAGTGGAAGAAAAGTGGATATTCCGAGATTATATTCTTAGGTGCTCAAATTGTTTCCAAGCAAATCTTCACTCATCCAAAGGATACGTTTTATAttacaagagaaaaatacaatatgAAAGGTCCAGCTGCACTTTGGGACGTGCAGTTTTAG
- the RCH1 gene encoding Rch1p (similar to Saccharomyces cerevisiae YMR034C; ancestral locus Anc_2.594), translating to MKTQYSLVRKIWTHPITVFLISQWFFFWLAILIIIARFAPNFARDGGLIRGQYSIGYGCVAWIFLQSGLGMKSRSLMANMLNWRAHTTILVLSFLITSSIVYGFCCAVKAANDPKIDDWVLIGLILTATCPTTVASNVIMTTNAGGNDLLCVCEVFIGNLLGAFITPALSQMFTNRPPFQYGNPATGNGIGALYGRVMKQVGLSVFVPLFVGQVIQNCFPKYTSYYLGFLKKYHIKIGSYMLLLIMFSSFSTAFYQGAFTSVSHACIIFICFFNLGIYLFFTGLSYLCARPWFIIKIFPHEPIEGKSTKLYRYSYKFFRPFYYSKEDAICIMFCGPAKTAALGVSLITSQYGDKKEHLGKLLVPLVLYQVEQVMTANFFVSLFKRWIRKDDQADGSDSSCTHGNEEADLEKNISIETDERQTVSTNTAPFTQAR from the coding sequence ATGAAAACTCAATACTCCTTAGTACGAAAAATTTGGACACACCCTATAAcagtatttttgatatcccaatggttttttttctggttGGCTATTTTGATTATTATTGCAAGGTTCGCTCCAAATTTTGCAAGGGACGGAGGGCTAATCAGAGGTCAGTATAGCATTGGCTATGGCTGTGTTGCATGGATATTTCTGCAAAGTGGGCTGGGAATGAAATCCAGGTCATTAATGGCAAATATGTTAAACTGGAGGGCTCATACCACTATCCTGGTCCTTAGTTTTTTGATTACTTCGTCGATAGTATATGGATTTTGTTGCGCTGTGAAGGCTGCTAATGATCCGAAAATAGATGATTGGGTACTTATTGGTCTAATTTTAACTGCTACTTGTCCAACGACTGTGGCATCAAATGTTATTATGACCACGAATGCCGGTGGAAATGACCTTTTGTGTGTTTGTGAAGTATTTATTGGAAATTTGCTAGGCGCCTTTATCACACCTGCATTAAGTCAAATGTTCACTAACCGGCCACCATTTCAGTACGGTAATCCTGCTACTGGAAATGGCATTGGTGCACTTTATGGCCGTGTTATGAAACAGGTTGGTCTCTCGGTCTTCGTACCTTTGTTTGTTGGGCAGGTTATCCAGAATTGTTTTCCAAAGTATACTTCATACTACTTaggtttcttgaaaaaatatcatatcAAAATTGGATCTTACatgcttttattgattATGTTTAGTTCATTTTCGACAGCCTTTTACCAGGGTGCATTTACAAGTGTCTCCCACGCTTGTATCATATTTATctgctttttcaatttgggAATTTACTTATTCTTCACAGGGTTGTCGTACTTATGTGCAAGGCCATGGTTTATTATCAAGATTTTTCCCCATGAACCAATAGAAGGCAAATCTACAAAACTGTACCGTTATTCTTATAAGTTCTTCAGACCATTTTATTATTCTAAGGAAGATGCAATTTGCATTATGTTTTGTGGCCCTGCCAAAACTGCTGCACTAGGTGTATCACTAATTACATCACAATACGGtgataaaaaagaacacCTGGGTAAATTATTAGTTCCTTTGGTCTTATATCAAGTTGAGCAAGTGATGACGGCGAATTTCTTTGTAAGCTTGTTCAAGAGATGGATACGAAAGGATGACCAGGCAGATGGAAGCGACTCATCTTGTACACATGGAAATGAAGAAGCcgatttggaaaaaaacatatcAATTGAAACAGATGAACGTCAAACAGTTTCTACGAATACCGCACCATTTACCCAAGCAAGGTAG
- the IMP2 gene encoding endopeptidase catalytic subunit (similar to Saccharomyces cerevisiae IMP2 (YMR035W); ancestral locus Anc_2.595) → MFQARSKRVLQSTLIALSWIPVFLTINNNVVHIAQVKGISMQPTLNPQTETLAKDWVLLWKFGVKNPVNLSRDDIVLFRAPTNPRKIYCKRVKGLPFDTIETKFPYPKPQVNLPRGHIWVEGDNLFHSIDSNTFGPISSGLVIGKAVSIVWPPSRWGSDLKLSTGRDCISKRAIPE, encoded by the coding sequence ATGTTTCAGGCAAGATCAAAAAGAGTTCTACAGAGCACTTTAATAGCACTTTCATGGATTCCAGTTTTTCTAaccatcaataataatgtgGTGCATATTGCACAAGTTAAAGGAATCTCGATGCAGCCTACGCTGAACCCACAAACAGAAACACTAGCAAAAGATTGGGTACTACTTTGGAAGTTTGGTGTCAAAAATCCAGTCAATCTATCAAGAGACgatattgttctttttaggGCTCCGACAAATCCTAGGAAAATCTATTGTAAAAGAGTTAAAGGCTTACCGTTTGACACCattgaaacaaaatttCCATACCCCAAACCTCAAGTAAACCTACCCAGAGGACATATATGGGTCGAAGGAGACAACCTTTTCCATTCGATTGATAGCAATACATTTGGCCCCATTTCTAGTGGGTTGGTTATAGGGAAAGCTGTATCGATTGTTTGGCCACCTTCTAGGTGGGGGTCAGATCTCAAACTGAGTACTGGCAGGGATTGTATTAGCAAAAGAGCCATTCCTGAATGA
- the MIH1 gene encoding putative tyrosine protein phosphatase MIH1 (similar to Saccharomyces cerevisiae MIH1 (YMR036C); ancestral locus Anc_2.596): MNNIFHGNDDNSANEDTLNLQKISLKSPFGKKKNIFKNVQTFFKSKSRHSHTDDDLTNKEHITFNNSPLLAKYSSNEIDIPSPIIKQFSNLDENKDDDLVLSTNFASQTLQSPTRNSSRRSLTNTRENDLFNRIKYPGSPQRSNSFSRSRSLSRKASINGSSNSGRRLQRQDGKVPRSSRKSSQRFSHISQNNLSITSASSSPLTLDSTREKCFESCLGKTRIPYYYDDRNSNDFFPRISPETLKDILQNNMCQPFYNSCCIIDCRFEYEYLGGHIKNSINIHSRDDIENEFIHKVLHGDSSNNNNLPTLLIIHCEFSSHRGPSLASHLRNCDRIINQDHYPKLFYPDILILDGGYKAVFDNFPELCYPCQYVGMNSQENLLNCEQEMDKFRRESKRFATKNNSFRKLASPSNPNFFYRESHQSTTTMASSALSFKFDPPPKLSSIHRRVSNGSSLNSSESTGEENFFPSFSKSSMISNCNLSTSHMLLMDGLDTSSYFSFEDDRSHDQRVNQDEDHDGDFTFVGSDREELPLPARRSLFSSLEDNEKK; encoded by the coding sequence ATGAACAATATATTTCATGGaaatgatgataactcTGCAAACGAAGACACACTGAATTTACAAaagatttctttgaaaagtcCCTTTggtaagaaaaagaacatattCAAAAACGTCCAAACCTTTTTCAAGTCGAAAAGCAGACATTCGCATACCGATGATGATTTGACTAATAAAGAGCATATAACATTCAACAACTCTCCATTGTTAGCCAAATACAGTAGTAATGAAATTGATATTCCTTCACCAATTATAAAGCAATTCAGCAATCtcgatgaaaataaagatgatgatCTGGTCTTGAGCACAAATTTTGCCTCTCAAACTTTACAAAGCCCAACCAgaaattcttcaagaagATCATTAACCAATACTAGGGAGAATGACCTCTTCAATCGCATCAAGTATCCCGGCAGTCCCCAAAGATCCAACTCATTTTCGAGGTCAAGATCCTTGTCGAGAAAAGCAAGCATCAATGGCAGCAGCAACTCAGGTAGAAGGTTGCAACGGCAAGATGGAAAAGTTCCGAGgtcatcaagaaaaagttcaCAGAGATTTTCACATATTTCCCAGAATAATTTGAGTATTACTTCTGCTTCATCCAGTCCATTAACTCTCGATTCgacaagagaaaaatgtTTTGAATCATGTCTTGGAAAAACACGAATACCATATTACTATGATGACCGAAACTCAAACGACTTTTTCCCTCGTATTTCTCCGGAAACACTGAAAGACATTCTCCAAAATAATATGTGCCAGCCGTTTTACAACTCATGTTGTATCATAGATTGCCGATTTGAATACGAATATCTTGGCGGCCATATCAAAAATTCCATCAATATACACTCGAGAGATGATATAGAGAACGAATTTATTCATAAAGTTTTGCACGGTGACAgtagcaacaacaacaatttgCCAACTCTTCTAATTATCCATTGTGAATTTAGTTCCCACCGAGGACCTTCATTGGCATCTCATTTAAGAAACTGTGATCGTATAATAAATCAGGATCATTATCCCAAGTTATTTTACCCTGACATATTAATATTGGACGGTGGATACAAGGCTGTATTTGATAATTTCCCTGAATTATGCTACCCATGTCAGTACGTGGGAATGAACTCacaagaaaatttattgaactgtgaacaagaaatggaTAAATTTAGGAGAGAATCTAAACGGTTTGCTACCAAAAATAATTCCTTTAGAAAATTAGCTTCCCCTTCAAATCCTAATTTCTTCTACCGGGAAAGCCACCAATCTACAACAACCATGGCATCATCTGCACTGTCATTCAAATTTGACCCGCCTCCAAAGCTATCATCGATCCATAGAAGAGTTTCCAATGGTTCATCATTAAACTCGAGTGAAAGTACAGGTGAAGAGAATTTCTTTCCTAGTTTCAGTAAATCGTCCATGATCAGTAACTGTAATTTAAGCACTTCTCATATGTTATTGATGGATGGGTTAGATACTTCATCATATTTCAGTTTTGAAGATGACAGAAGCCATGACCAGCGAGTGAATCAAGATGAAGACCACGACGGTGATTTTACTTTCGTTGGTTCAGATCGTGAAGAACTTCCCCTACCTGCAAGAAGAtcgttattttcttctttggaggacaatgaaaaaaaatga
- the MSN2 gene encoding stress-responsive transcriptional activator MSN2 (similar to Saccharomyces cerevisiae MSN4 (YKL062W) and MSN2 (YMR037C); ancestral locus Anc_2.598) — translation MTIEHDFNSEDILFPIESMSSMQRTENNASNNINSDIIPYSLDIKNSVFDGTDISNIQNQEAPLTFGLPPLSFDSPLPIADTIPSTTDNSLHLKAKSNKYCSTRTHKDDNEDSNTDNTDISGTNQYTTLTSSYPMNDILYNMNNPMQSPSPSSVPQNQVTNLPMNTISNDISLSPQTSNGNETLICPRAQQKTTNDDHLSFANAPNPNSFIDTNPNNLNERLRNQLNSNTNSYSNSISNSNSNSAGNLNSSYFNSLNIDSMLDDYVSSDLLLNDDDDDTNLSRRRFSDVITNQFPSITNSRNSISHSLDLWNHPKINSNNRNTNLNITSNSNSSSNASPNTTTMNTNTNLNITGNPNNNEATIDNELTQILNEYNMNFNDSMGAATSLKNNPACQNSFDANSMTKINPSQQLQQQLNRFQHKQPTSSHNNSSTSMKSSNSDLYSRRQRASLPIIDDSLSYDLVNRQNEDAKKDMLPNENSTSSQQFIKPSMILSDNASVIAKVVTTGMTSDMSFLTEEGEQNSNTTPNFDLSMSQMNMAPLSPASSSSTSLTTNNFYHHFPQQNHHTMNSKIGSSLRRRKSAVPLMGTVSLTNQQNNISSTSVNSNGNGAGVTKERRPSYRRKSMTPSRRSSVVMESTKELEEKPFHCHICPKSFKRSEHLKRHVRSVHSNERPFACHICEKKFSRSDNLSQHIKTHKKHGDI, via the coding sequence atgacGATCGAACATGATTTCAATAGTGAAGACATTCTATTTCCCATAGAAAGCATGAGCAGCATGCAACGCACGGAAAATAATGCCTCGAATAACATCAATAGCGATATTATTCCGTATTCTCTAGATATTAAAAACTCTGTCTTTGATGGTACAGATATCAGTAACATCCAAAACCAAGAAGCTCCATTAACATTTGGGCTTCCCCCATTGTCTTTCGATTCTCCACTACCTATAGCGGATACGATACCCTCTACTACCGACAATAGCTTACATTTAAAAGCTAAAAGTAACAAATATTGTAGTACAAGAACTCATAAAGATGACAATGAAGATAGCAACACTGATAACACTGATATCTCTGGGACAAACCAATATACAACCCTTACATCTTCATATCCTATGAACGATATTTTGTACAACATGAACAATCCAATGCAATCACCTTCGCCTTCATCGGTCCCTCAAAATCAGGTCACAAATCTCCCCATGAATACAATCAGCAACGATATTAGTTTATCACCCCAAACCTCTAATGGTAATGAAACTCTCATATGCCCTCGAGCTCAACAAAAGACGACTAATGATGATCATCTATCCTTCGCTAATGCTCCTAATCCGAATTCTTTCATTGACACTAATCCAAACAACTTGAACGAAAGATTAAGAAACCAACTGAACTCAAATACAAATTCATATTCTAACTCtatttcaaattccaaTTCTAATTCTGCAGGAAATTTAAATTCCAGTTatttcaattcattgaaCATAGATTCCATGTTAGATGATTACGTATCGAGTGACCTTTTATtgaatgatgatgatgatgatactAATTTGTCACGTCGAAGGTTTAGTGATGTTATAACAAACCAATTTCCATCAATCACAAATTCGAGGAATTCCATTTCTCATTCGTTGGACCTTTGGAACCATCCAAAAATCAATTCAAACAATAGAAATACGAACCTTAATATCACCTCCAATTCTAACTCAAGTTCCAATGCAAGTCCGAACACCACTACTATGAACACCAATACAAATTTAAACATTACAGGGAATCCAAACAACAATGAAGCTACTATAGACAATGAACTGACACAAATTCTCAATGAATATAATATGAATTTTAACGACAGTATGGGTGCCGCcacttctttaaaaaacaaCCCTGCTTGTCAAAATTCTTTCGATGCTAATAGCATGACAAAGATAAATCCAAGTCAACAACTGCAACAACAATTAAACCGATTTCAACACAAACAACCAACATCATCACATAATAACAGTAGCACCAGTATGAAATCTTCCAACAGTGATCTATATTCAAGAAGGCAAAGAGCTTCCTTACCAATCATCGATGACTCACTAAGTTATGACTTGGTTAATAGACAAAATGAAGACGCCAAAAAGGATATGCTGCCGAATGAAAACTCAACTTCATCGCAACAATTTATCAAACCTTCAATGATTCTTTCGGACAATGCATCTGTTATTGCAAAAGTGGTGACTACAGGCATGACTAGCGATATGTCATTTTTGACCGAAGAAGGTGAGCAGAATTCAAATACTACTCCCAATTTTGATCTTTCCATGTCGCAAATGAACATGGCTCCATTATCACCGGCATCATCATCCTCCACTTCTCTTACAACAAATAACTTCTACCATCATTTCCCGCAACAGAACCACCACACCATGAACTCGAAAATCGGGTCCTCTCTCCGGAGGCGGAAATCTGCCGTACCTTTGATGGGTACAGTGTCACTTACGaatcaacaaaataatataagCAGTACCAGCGTTAATTCAAATGGTAATGGTGCTGGTGTAACGAAGGAAAGGAGGCCAAGCTACAGAAGGAAATCGATGACGCCGTCCAGGAGATCAAGTGTCGTCATGGAATCAACAAAGGAACTTGAAGAGAAACCGTTCCACTGCCATATATGTCCCAAGAGCTTTAAACGAAGTGAGCATTTGAAGAGACACGTTAGATCTGTTCACTCCAACGAACGGCCATTTGCTTGCCATATATGTGAGAAGAAGTTTAGTAGGAGCGATAATTTATCGCAACATATCAAGACCCACAAAAAACATGGAGACATCTAA
- the CCS1 gene encoding copper chaperone CCS1 (similar to Saccharomyces cerevisiae CCS1 (YMR038C); ancestral locus Anc_2.600), producing the protein MTTNDTYEATYAIPMHCENCVNDIKACLKDVPGINSLNFDIGQQIMSVESSVAPSTIINTLQSCGKDAIIRGTGKPNSSAVAILETFQKYTIDKKKDTAVRGLARIVQVGENRTLFDITVNGVPEAGKYYANIHEKGDISKGMDSIGKVWHKFDEPIECFDKSDLGENLYSGKTFLSAPLPTWQLIGRSFVISKALDHPEHEPSSAKDYSFLGVIARSAGVWENNKQVCACTGKTVWEERKDALANNIK; encoded by the coding sequence ATGACCACAAACGATACCTACGAAGCTACATATGCCATCCCTATGCACTGTGAAAACTGTGTGAATGATATCAAGGCATGCTTGAAAGATGTCCCGGGAATCAACTCATTAAATTTCGACATCGGTCAGCAAATAATGAGCGTAGAAAGCTCAGTTGCCCCTTCTACCATTATCAACACCTTACAAAGCTGTGGCAAAGATGCCATCATAAGAGGTACTGGTAAACCGAATTCTTCCGCGGTGGCTATCTTggaaacttttcaaaaatatactattgacaagaagaaggacACCGCTGTGAGAGGCCTAGCAAGAATTGTTCAGGTCGGAGAAAACAGAACCCTTTTCGACATTACTGTAAATGGTGTCCCAGAAGCGGGAAAGTACTATGCCAACATCCACGAAAAAGGGGATATCTCGAAGGGCATGGACTCTATTGGGAAAGTATGGCATAAGTTCGATGAGCCTATCGAATGTTTTGATAAGAGTGATTTGGGCGAAAATCTCTACAGTGGGAAAACATTTTTAAGCGCTCCCTTGCCGACATGGCAACTCATCGGTCGCAGCTTCGTCATTTCTAAAGCCTTGGACCACCCAGAACACGAACCTTCCTCCGCCAAGGACTACTCATTTCTGGGAGTCATCGCCAGAAGTGCTGGCGTGTGGGAAAACAACAAACAGGTGTGTGCATGTACGGGGAAAACTGTTTGGGAGGAGCGAAAAGATGCCTTGGCTAACAATATCAAATAG